A single Tissierella sp. DNA region contains:
- a CDS encoding V-type ATPase subunit yields MSGERRFAAINTKIRVLRTKVLEKKDYIILMEKENVEAQIAYLREKTAYQEELSRIEKSDNIQQVEIELKRHLIAESEKIIKYFTDSYRSFFRSLMLRHEIEDLKLFLRMLERKENTDKIQNLSLLKGKYYSFDIKAIKSSSSLEEFIENLRGTIYYDVLNPYKNEEHSKIIFYMEMNLDRLYFSLLKSKSQSLKKEDRIIFEKILGTNVDLLNIEWIYRGIKFYNLLPEELINFALPNGHEFEYKDIKKMCYSNVEELKEIVLKTQYDFLFDTEKDVDLYMERRMQRYLHYKFLDAFKKAKLDIHLSMAYIHLLEYEIRDIISILEAKKYGLTMEETKDYLVMKVEGSDE; encoded by the coding sequence ATGAGCGGTGAAAGAAGATTTGCAGCTATAAATACTAAAATAAGAGTCTTGAGAACAAAAGTATTAGAGAAAAAAGACTATATTATCTTAATGGAAAAGGAAAATGTAGAAGCGCAAATAGCTTATCTGAGAGAAAAAACCGCCTATCAAGAAGAGTTGAGTAGAATAGAAAAATCAGACAATATTCAGCAGGTTGAAATTGAGTTAAAACGCCACCTAATCGCTGAATCTGAAAAGATTATAAAATATTTTACAGATAGCTATAGGAGTTTTTTTAGAAGCTTGATGTTAAGGCATGAAATCGAAGATTTGAAGCTGTTTCTTAGGATGTTGGAGAGAAAAGAAAATACGGATAAAATACAGAATTTAAGTTTATTAAAAGGAAAATATTATAGTTTTGATATAAAGGCAATAAAGAGCTCTTCAAGTTTGGAAGAGTTTATTGAAAATTTAAGGGGAACTATTTACTATGATGTATTAAACCCTTATAAAAATGAAGAGCATTCTAAGATAATATTTTATATGGAAATGAACTTAGATAGACTATATTTTAGCTTATTAAAATCCAAATCCCAAAGTCTTAAAAAAGAAGATAGAATAATATTTGAAAAAATATTAGGTACAAATGTAGATTTATTAAATATTGAATGGATATATAGAGGAATTAAATTTTATAATTTACTACCTGAAGAGCTAATTAATTTTGCATTGCCTAATGGACATGAATTTGAATATAAGGACATAAAAAAGATGTGCTATTCCAATGTAGAAGAACTTAAGGAAATAGTATTGAAAACTCAATATGATTTCTTGTTTGATACTGAAAAAGATGTAGATTTATATATGGAAAGAAGAATGCAAAGGTATCTGCATTATAAGTTTTTAGATGCATTTAAAAAAGCTAAATTAGACATTCATTTGTCTATGGCATATATTCATCTTTTAGAGTATGAGATTAGAGATATTATTTCAATATTAGAGGCAAAAAAATATGGATTAACTATGGAAGAAACGAAAGATTACTTAGTTATGAAAGTAGAAGGAAGTGATGAGTAA